Proteins from a genomic interval of Toxotes jaculatrix isolate fToxJac2 chromosome 5, fToxJac2.pri, whole genome shotgun sequence:
- the si:ch73-330k17.3 gene encoding IGFBP domain-containing protein, which produces MWILFFLSALLGALGSEETPSGTAQQLQALHCPPCERIHCSSRRALKLQCKGGVTTGVCGCCPVCAKTDGETCGGTWDYVGKCDEGLVCVYQDAAADKPDKERKGICKAVIEPLDPETCHPECTKEYCQANPSEICSARFVSLEKKVCQGSCQHTSCSSCLLLTPPSCPQSCAPSDSSCVHHFGKCVHSHLTATHDPVCHNNLQSNPEGHFVCLVPACQNTPK; this is translated from the exons ATGTGGATTCTCTTCTTTTTGAGTGCCTTGCTGGGGGCGTTGGGGTCAGAGGAAACACCCTCTGGAACAGCTCAGCAGCTTCAGGCCCTTCACTGCCCGCCCTGTGAGAGGATACACTGCTCCTCCCGACGGGCGCTGAAGCTCCAGTGTAAAGGTGGTGTCACAACGGGAGTCTGCGGCTGCTGCCCCGTTTGTGCCAAAACAGATGGGGAGACCTGTGGAGGAACATGGGACTATGTGGGCAAGTGTGATGAGGGACTGGTGTGTGTTTACCAGGACGCGGCAGCTGACAAACCAGACAAAGAGCGCAAAGGGATCTGCAAAGCAG tgaTTGAGCCACTGGATCCAGAGACCTGTCATCCAGAATGCACCAAGGAATACTGTCAGGCCAACCCCTCTGAGATCTGCTCTGCCAG GTTTGTGTCTCTGGAGAAAAAGGTGTGCCAGGGCTCCTGCCAACACACCTCCTGTTCAAGCTGTCTGCTGCTGACACCCCCATCATGTCCTCAGAGCTGCGCCCCGTCTGACTCTTCCTGTGTGCaccattttgggaaatgtgtgcACAGCCACCTGACAGCGACACATGATCCTGTTTGCCACAACAATCTGCAG AGTAATCCCGAGgggcattttgtgtgtttggtccCAGCCTGTCAAAACACACCGAAGTGA